CCCTAAATTCTTggtttcatctgtttccacgcgAGATTTCCCAGCTGATGTCGAACGTTTCTTTTCACATCGTTTGGTATCATCCTTGTCAATCTCTGGGAAAGACCTCTTTCTCATGACAGAAGAAGCTTGGCTGCTATTTTGATTGTAGCGGCTAGCCACAACTCTTCCTGGCTTGAGTGGCTTCTTATTTACCAAAATTTCGGCCTCTTTGAACAGTTTCTTCGGCTGAATTGAGCTGATAATCCCATCTTCTTTCTTGATACCCTTTCTGGATGCAATTGTGGTTACGGCCTGCCTAGGCAGAACTTGATTCTTGAAAGCAACTTTTTTCGATTTGGGACTTACACTTGAACCTTTTACTCTTTCCTTTTCGACCACTTTTTCTTCATCTATTTCTTGGAGCTTGAAAAAACAAGATTTTCTTCTACTCTGAGAAGGGGTGATCATTTCTTGCTTGCCTAATTGCTTCGGTTTCATTGATCCAAAAATCTCGGATGGCCCCATACTGATCCCTTTTCGAACTCCGGACACGATTTCTGATGGGCCCAAACTAACCCCTCTCCTTGATTTTCCAATTGTTGATGAGATTCCATCAACCTTTTTATTCTCTTCTGCATTCTTAGCAAAAACGCTTTGTTTCTGATCCATAAACTTTGCGGGCACCACTCTACCTCTCTTCTCCGAGATCCGCAGGCTCATCTCCATTTTTTCCAATCTCAACGCTTCCAATTTTGAACTCAACCTACTGATTTCATTCTCAACCTCTTTAATTTCCTCATCAATCTTCTTATCATCCCGAATCTCCTTTCCATTGTCACGTTTCGGCACCTTGATTTCTACACCATCCTTCTTCAGAACTCCTTTGATTCTTGATTTCTCCAAAGCCCCGTCTGTGTTAATTGGCTTAAAGGGAGTAGTAGTTGACGACACCAGGGAAGATGATACGGAGGGGATCTGATTCTCCAGAAACGAACCTTGATTTTCCTTACCAGAATCTGAATCAAAAGAAGCTTTCGGATTCTCAAAAATCGACTTTAATGAACCCCACGAGGGTCTATTCGACGTCAAATCTTCAGAATATCCATCGTTAAACGCAGCGTTGTTCCAAATCTGTACCTCAGTAGTATAACTCATGCCTTCTGGAAATGGATTACAACTGATTTTTCTCTGATGGGCTCCGATTAAAATAGAGAAATTCGAGAAAAAATGgagatttcttgaatttttttcgAGTTCGATGAATCAGAGTTGGGAAAGAGAGATGAAAATGGGTTGTGATCTGTGTCTTATGGAGTCTTTATGTTTTTCGAGATTTCGACCGTTGGAGAGGAAATATACGTTTTTGGACACCTCCGCTCCTCGCGACCGTTGAATAGTAAACGGACATAACGAACGCTCCGATTTGATTTAAAGGCCAATATATTTTGGTAAAATTTAATTGCAAAATTAATAAAAGCAATGACCCGAATTAAATTTCATAAATGGGCAGTCCGGAATCGTCTTTGGGTTCGACCCggatttaattttgaattttcaaatctttttgaattttaaaaatttttcctAATTTATATATGCACACCATTTGAAAGCTATTTGAATCTTCATTTTGcttcaagttttaatattttagtttgattacaaaaatattatttcttaaAGGGAAATAATATTTATGAAGAGAATCTgcattaattataatttttttttgatatGTAAATTGAAATTAAGGTTCGATTTATTTGAatcaaataaaatgatatttttcttaaaacaaagtttctgatttttaaatatatttaattaattattaattcagTTTAATAGAAATAAACAAAAACCAAGGAAATCGTATGAGTTTTCTATCTAAGTTGAGACTTTTTTTCCGTCACGAATTATGAGACTATATATCCTATAAACTttgttaaaatttaataaattattaaaaatttacgatttttgaaaatcaaataatttaagTTTGTGGATCGCGGTATTGGTTCGACTCGGGGTTAGTTTTGAATGTTCAAATCATCTAAGTGCTATAATTTATTAGaaagctatatatatataaagagaaTAGAAATGAAATAATTGAATTTCCAATTACTTCAACTAAATAGCCATATTTATAGGGTAGAGAGATTGTTATATTAAAAGAAGATTACAATGATTtgtcaataaatattttttttttcgaatttcaaccattcaaataacattttagTCCttgatattataaaaaaaaattgtacacatATGCACCACATGTTCAGAGTTAATAATATCTATTATATAACATTCTCCTTTGGATGATTGATGGAGAACTCAATAATGTCTCTTTAAAATATTGTCAATAAAACTTAGGGtatttcttgtgagacggtctcatgaatctttatctatgagacggatcaattttatcgatattcacaataaaaattaatacttttagcataaattttttcatggatgacccaaataaaatatcagtctcacaaaatacgacccatgagaccgtcgcACACAATTTTTTGCTTAAAACTTAACGGGAAAAACCTGAACAAAAGAAAATGTGTACATCAATAAATAATTCGTTTGAGTTCAATCACCAATAATCTTTTAATTGATACATTTCTATCTTATGCATAAATTTCTTAAATTTTGGTATCTGATACGGATTGCAGCGGGCCGATATAAAGCTGCAGCAGCCACCCCATCATTATGAGACAAGAATCTcattatttatcatgtttttcTAAAATGTTTGTTCTCATACATTGGATCAACATTTTTGTACTATGCACTCACTCATCtgattataatttgatatcacAAATATTTGGAAAATAGAAATTAAATGTCAGATAAAAAATACAATTAAACAGTTTAGTCACCTCATAAAACATTTTTCAACTTATCGTAGATTACGAGTTTTGCAACCCAAAGATAATTTCTTGGTAAAATCAACTATTAGTTGATGCACAACttcctcaattttttttttactctaGAAGGTGAAGCAGTCCAATACATAATATTATCGCATATTTTCGGAATTGAATCACCTATTATTTCCAACTCATTTTTCACAATCAAATTCAAGCACAACATATACGACGTACCTTTCCATGTAGTGACAAATCTTTTCTTGGGATCTTGTCTAAGGGAAGACAAAGCATGACATCATTGATTGTGCAATTATCAAATATGACACTTTACGATCAATATTCCAATCCCAAAACACCCAAAAAGCTTATCAGCTAAATAATATGTTGCTACAAGAATATAGAATGCAATCCCTATTGTAGGCAACTTTACTAAATGCATCCAACCAACATTAAAAGAAACATATAAAAAGATAAATTTGTATGTAATTAAAAGGCTCGTTACCTTATATCTAACTGGATTGAGGGGCGCCTGGGCGAGATTGTAGAAATTTGAAGCAAACATTTCGAAATTATTCAGACAAGAACAGAACTATGAGCATAACAAAaccaaaaagaaaagaaaagaaaaaagaatacACGTCGAACAGCTTGACACCGAAGAAGAGGAGATCGAAAAGTGAGCGATAATGGTTGCTGGAAAATCAAAATCGCTTGATTGCTTGGGGGAGAGTAGAATGGAAGACTGATGTAACGATCATTGGCCGTAGGATAACCAACATGAGCCTCAGCATACCTATGTATCAATATTTGTCCTGGTTCATAGGTTGGTCCCGCTCATGCCCGCGCACCTTCACTTACATAATATCACACCTCTACAAAGTGGTTAATTTCTTTCGGTTTTCCAACCGTCGAGCTCAGAACCTCTAGGCTTAAGTGCCTAGATTTCTAGAGTTTTGATACCAATTGAGTTAGTAGCTCATTTTTTTGTAACGACCATGGCCGTAAAATGACCCAACATGAGCTTCATCACATACTCATAcaccactactagttgcaggcgGTAGGTTAGTTAGCATGAACTCCATGCACATCACTCACATAATATCCCATCCTAGCTTATATCTTACTTCACTGCGGGTGAATTGATATATTAATATTTCATGTTCGAAGAATGAAACTTTAATCTGTGTGCAAATTTTGGTTATTTTCATGAACAGAGATTTTGTTGTCACAAATCTCGACGCTATCATCTTTTTCTCAAGCGATCTATAAGAATGGAAGTAGGGATGGAAAATGCATGTGGGAGGAGTGAATGTTAGagatttttctcaaaataatgtttttacgtatacatgaacatgatataTAATATGTGGAAGCTTAATCGAGAATTACCTCCGGCCAttgaaaattttttatttctctGTTTTTCCTCTCGGTTGAAGCCTTCTAAGCACTCCATCCTCTCGATAGATGGTGTATATTTCTTTATGAGGTATGTATGCTTAGGGAACTCAATCGCTCTATTTATAGATGTTTTCTCATACCATCGATGAGTGTATCGGGAGCCGAGATTTAGAAGAAGAAACGTGTACGCATCTCAGTTTCTAAAGTTGAGCACGTTTGTCAAAAATTGTAGGCAATGGCCGTCGCCATTTCCTACACGTCTGTTCTTCTTCTGATATGTGTCACATTTCAttacattctcccacttgacacatatatctcatttaccaTAGGAGAAAACAAAATACATGAATCATGGAGATAGGTCATCTTAAAACGAATATTATCTTCCATGTATTACAATACATTATGTCTCTCAAATATGtataacttaatgaataaaTCCAATGTTTATTCGAGGTCCAACTTTATTGATATTTCTCGAATCACTGAATGTGTGCACAACATATATGAGAAAATATCACATAATAGTTTCATTAATTTGTTGTTACAATAAAATTACATAAAAGAACCAAGTCCTATTCTTTCTGTATGATCCTTAAATTTCAATGGTGGCATGCCCTTAGTCAAAGGATCCACAATCATCAATTCAGTGCTAATGTGCTCCATAAGTAATTTCTTATCTTTAACACGTTCTCATATGGCTAAATACTTAATGTCGATGTGCTTGCTTCGATTACCACTTTTGTTATTTTTCTCCATAAAAACAGCAGCTGAATTGTCACAATATATTCTTAATGGTCTAGATATAGAATCCATAATTCTAAGCCCTGAAATGAAACTCTTCAACCATACACCATGTGAGGTTGCCTCAAAACAAGATACGAACTCAGCTTCCATAGTGGAAGTAGCAGTCAATGTCTGCTTTGCACTTCTCCAAGAAACAGCTCCACCAGCTAGCATGAAAATATATCCTGAAGTGGATTTTCTTGAATCGATGCAGCCAGCGTAGTTTGAATCAGAGTAGCCAATTACTTCCAAATTCTCAGTTCGTCTGAATATAAGCATATTATCTTTGGTCCCTTGAAGGTACTTCATGACTTTCTTTGCAGCTTTCCAGTGATCTAAACCTGAATTACTCTGATATCTTCCCAACATCCCAACAACAAATGCAATGTCAGGTCTAGTGCAAACCTGAGCATACATCAAGCTTCCGACAGCAGAAGCATAAGgaatgtttttcattttttcccGCTCTAGATCATTTTTTGGGCATTGGCTCaaattgaatttatcacctTTCACAATGAGAGCTATACTTGGTGAACAATCTTGCAGCCGATATCTCTCTAAAACCTTGTTGATATAGGTTTCTTGAGACAGACCTATAATACCTCGAATTCTGTCTCTATGTATCTTAATGacaatgacataagatgcatcGCCATATCCTTCATATCAAAGTTTCTAGAGAGGAATTGTTTCACCTCATATAACAGACCCTTATCATTAGTTGCAAGtaatatatcatccacatatagaataaggaaacaaatcttgctcccactgaccttctggtATATACATTGATCCATGGGGTTCTCAACGAATTCGAATGAAGAGATaacatcatgaaattttaaatatcatttaCGGGAGGCTTGTTTCAATCCATATATAGATTTCTTAAGCTTACAAACCAATTGCTCACCATTACTAGAGAAGAGTCCTTCAGGTTGTTTCATATAAACCTCTTCCTCTAGTTCTCCATTGAGAAAAGctgttttcacatccatttgttgTCAATCTAAGTCAAAATGTGCAACTAATGCTAGAATGATACGGAGAGAATCTTTCTTAGATACAGGAGAAAAATTCTCTTTGTAGTCGATTCCTTCCTGCTGAGTGAATCCTTTAGCTACGAGTCTTGCTTTATACCTTTCAATGTTGCCTAATGAgtctttctttgttttgaagACCCATTTACATCCAATGGCTTTTACACcatcaggcaactgaacaagatcCCAGACTCCATTAACTGCCATAGAATTCATCTCTTCTTTCATAGCATTAAACCATAGTTTTGACTCATTACAACTCATGGCTTGTGAAAACGTTTCAGGATCATTTTCGGCTCCTATGTTAAAATCCGATTCTTGTAAATACATAGCATAATCACTAGATATAGCTGATCTTCTTATTCTAGTAGATCTCCTCAGGTTGTTTGGTTGATCAACAATTTCTTGTTGTTCTTCATTAACAACTTGATCTACTGGATTTTCATCAGCAATTTGTGGAACTTCAGTAACTGGTTGTCTAACACCCATTTGGTCTTGAGGGGCGTGAATAACGACCAATATGTCATTGGAATAATAGGGTTGTTCATTAATGTGATCATTATCAAGAACTATATCTTTCGAATGATCACTCCCACtaatcaaatcattttcaagaaattttgcatttcttgattccacaATTCTAGTGTTGTGAGATGGACAATAGAATCTGTACCCTTTGTATTTTTCGGCATAACCAATGAAATATCCACTTATAGTTCTTGGTCCAGTTTCTTTTCATGTGGGTTGTAAACTCTTATTTATGAAGGACAACCCCAAACGCGTATATGTTGCAAGCTCGGTTTCCAACCTTTAAATAACTCAAATGGCGTCTTTGGGACAGCCTTAGTTGGAACTCGGTTTAATATATACACAGCTGTCTTAAGAGCTTTAGTCCACAAGGATTTAGGAAGTTTTGAGCTACTTAACATGCTCCTCACCATGTCCAATAATgttctgtttctcctctcagctacaccattttggtcCGGAGAACGAGGCAAAGTATATTGGGCAACAATCCCATGTTCTTGGAGAAACTTCGCAAACGGACCAGGTGCTTGTCCATTCTCAGTGTATCTACCGTAATATTCTCCACCTCTATCAGTTCTCACAATCTTAATATTTTTTCTACATTGCTTCTCCACTTCAGCCTTAAAAACCTTAAAGGCTTCAAGTGCTTCGTTTTTATGATGAAGCATGTATAGATATACATGTATCGTGagtaatcatcaatgaacgagatgAAGTATTTCGGACTTTGCATGTCCATACTTGGACAACAAATATCTGAatgtatgatttttaatatttcTGTACTCCTCTTGGCACCCTTTTTAGACTTATTGGTCTGCTTTCCCTTAATGCAGTCCACGCAAGTCTCAAAATCGGTAAAATCTAAAGTATTGAGTACTCCATCATTTATTAATCTTTTAATTCTCTCTATGGAGATGTGTCACAATCTCTTGAGCCACAATATAGAGGAATATTCATTTATAACACATCTTTTAATACCTCCTTGAACATGCATAGTGgtgttattattttgtaaagaaataGAGAAAAGACCATCAACCAATGTACCATTTACAataagatttaatttataaaacaaatttattgatttattcaaaaacTGAAGGAATAACCAAAAGTTTTGATACTgaaattaaattcctagaaaaaCTAGGAACATAAAATGTCTTTTCCAATTTTAGAATAAAACCACTATCCAATTTAAGGAAGCAAGTCTCAATAGCCTCCACATGCGAAGACATCTTTTTTCCTGAATAGATGCTCCGCTCATTTTCTATCGGCTTCCTTAGGTTTTGCATACCCTGCAAGGTATTTGTAACATGGATTGTAGAACCAGAATCAATCTaccatgtgttataaatcatATCAACCATATTAGATTCATAACAAACAAATGAAGTAGGAATACCTTTCTTTTCAAACCAATACTTAAATTTATTGCAATTCTTCTTAATGTGTCCCGTCTTTTTACAGAAAAAACACATGGATTCTTTCTTGACTTCAAATCAAGAAATATACAACCTTCATATTTGAACTGTTGCATTCATAAACTTCTTCCACATCATCTAACAGTTTTGGGTCTTTCATGTCTGAGCACTTGTTTGATGCTGCAGTCTCGGAAGTTCGATCATTGATGACAGGCATAACTCTAGAAAGTTGAGCCTTCGATTTCTCCAATTCTACCTTTAAACTCTTAGTCTCTTCCAATTGTTCTTTTAAGTTTTCAAGCATAGCTTTTGGGAGTGATTCCCTCTTCTTTCTTGGAGTTTTAAAGAAGACTTGAGGCTTTACAAACCCTCCCACGCCTCGAACCCTTCAATACGTTCTTGGCTTCCTAAAGCAGTGGTTAGCACATCATTCATTCCAGAAGATTGAACTCTCCTTTGACTGTTTTTCCAAACAAGTCATCCTACAATTAGAGACATAACAAATCGATCCAAAAACCGTAGTTTTATTTATCTAGGCAATATTTAGAatgaataaaaacaaaaatttaccATTTTTTCGACTTCTGATGTCTTCACATTTGTTATGTTGCCAGATTTGTCTTCCCTGACTTTACGCCAAAGCACCGATCTATCAACTTATTCATCTTCAACAATTATCTTAATAAAGTTACACTTTGTTCGAAGCTTAAGTGTGAAAGCCGTGCAGAATGTGCATCAGTATTGGAGATGGAAAGTATGTGCACCATTCTTGGAGGAGTTTCATGCGGCTGATTACCTTGCAAACTTAAAGAAAACCAAAATCACTCCCTCATCATGCAGCAAGATTCTCGGACTTGTATCCTAAACAAAAAGGAGTCCACGTTCAGCTGAGAGGGAAGCGCAACAACTAATGAAGGAGGATTATGGAATGGGCACTTAGGCCGGGTGATACAACCCAATTTATATGGTGTCCAACTAGAAGGGAGATCACACCATATAGTGCCTGCAATTTCCGAGCACCTCTTTGCCCTTTCTCGAAAGTTTTCCAGCGACCAAAGCTTCATCCAGAATCTCAAGATTTCCGCGGCGGTTCGAACAAGCAGTTGTCCATTGTTCCGTTAGCATTTTTCGTCAATCCTCAAAGCCGGAATTCAGCCCCAAGTTCGAAGCTTTGCCACAGCGGTTTGAAGTCTAGATTCCACCACTTCCGAAGCTTTCCAGTAAGCCAATCTCTGTCCATTTTTTTGAAGCTTCCGTAGGAGCCGTCTTGCAGCAGATTTATGAATCTTTCTCTGTCATCTTTGAACTGTATAGCAGTAAGTTGCTGTCTCTGGACCAATAGCCATTCGAAGCCCCAAACCCTCCCCACAAACTCATCAATTCTCGGTTATCTTCTTTGGAGTGGTAAGCCGTGCCTTGTTCCTTATTTCTCAAATACCCGGATGTAGTTAATCGATACCCCAAGAATATTGGAAGCTTAGTTTTCAAGTTTTGTCTCGCTTATTGTTTATCCAGGAGCCACCCGAGAGTGAGGCTAGGAGTTGTCCGAGTATCGCCAGATTTCCTACACTCCCTATCGCGTTTTAAGCCAAAAAAATCGGTAAGTGGGTTTCTTTTGCTATTATTATACAAAATTGCAcaaatatgtttattttaagtGGCTCTTGATatgtatattcttttaataaatATGGTTCATTATTAAATTACTTTTAAGGTAgacttttgaatatatatactATTATATAAAAGATTTGGCACACTTATTCTTTTTTTTAAGTGAGCATGATTTACatagaaaataaattaaatatgactctGAAAATTCGATCGGCATAATTTATTCGTTTCCATTTGGTATAAAATCCCCTGAATTATTCGTTGTTCGATATCTGttataatatttgaaagcaTGTTAAATTATTTGAAATGCACTGTAATGATTTGATCTAGAAATGGTAAAGAAAATTCCGAACtttgatatgttttgtttaagccctgatgcggtgggttatAATAATCGTTCTTTTGTCctcgccccttagaggagtaacacaTAGGGGACTGATAAGCAAAACCAtagaaaatgagatgattttcAGTGCTATATTCATATTTTTGTTAGTATTTGATTCAACATAATTAATATTGAAATTACGATAATTTATTCGTATGTATATCCTCGATATTTGTTATGCACGATCGGCctccatttactgagtatttatcaaaatactcaccccttacatacccacccagataagaacgaggaacaaATCGAGGATGAAGAGCAAGATtacttttggggatggtgatgtAGCAAATCCAATTCGAGACCAGTCGAATTTACTAtgtcttttaattttattatcatGTATTTCGCTTCCGCATTTCATTTTCATCGCATTGTAAAGACGATTACttgttatgaaaaagactggttattGCGATTTattacgaggcttgttgttttgcaATTATGTGATTGCGAGACAATACCGGTGtcaactaaccccggtctcgggacgTGACATTAAGAGTCGCACAATTGTATGAATGCATAACATACTGATCAACTAGAAAATTGGCATCCCTACATTTATTTAATCGGGTAAAAAAACTTCCAACATACCCTCCTTGGATTTCGGAGAAACTGTCATCCATACATGTAAAGTTTCAAAATTCGCTTTTACAATTTTTGGAAGTCTTTATTTTGTCAATAAATCAGAAATTCAATTATGATTTGATTTTCTTATTAAGACAGGATCTTTAATTATGATCAATACAGTTTTGAATATATTTAATTCAGTGAGAAGGTATGGAATGGGACAACAAAATCGaaacaaattaataatattataaatattttacatagcaatat
This is a stretch of genomic DNA from Primulina eburnea isolate SZY01 chromosome 11, ASM2296580v1, whole genome shotgun sequence. It encodes these proteins:
- the LOC140805356 gene encoding uncharacterized protein, which translates into the protein MSYTTEVQIWNNAAFNDGYSEDLTSNRPSWGSLKSIFENPKASFDSDSGKENQGSFLENQIPSVSSSLVSSTTTPFKPINTDGALEKSRIKGVLKKDGVEIKVPKRDNGKEIRDDKKIDEEIKEVENEISRLSSKLEALRLEKMEMSLRISEKRGRVVPAKFMDQKQSVFAKNAEENKKVDGISSTIGKSRRGVSLGPSEIVSGVRKGISMGPSEIFGSMKPKQLGKQEMITPSQSRRKSCFFKLQEIDEEKVVEKERVKGSSVSPKSKKVAFKNQVLPRQAVTTIASRKGIKKEDGIISSIQPKKLFKEAEILVNKKPLKPGRVVASRYNQNSSQASSVMRKRSFPEIDKDDTKRCEKKRSTSAGKSRVETDETKNLGSGSLVKKQWEIPSEIVVHRNLEDNDKSPHSMVVVPNLLPRIRIDRCMNESPRDSGPAKRVAELTGKNSYFCNTDGEMEPSICQALNYAEEDHMS